Proteins encoded in a region of the Natronorubrum halophilum genome:
- a CDS encoding YkgJ family cysteine cluster protein has product MEVNCRGCAGCCLDWRPLLENDADRSTHRQRRAPFNDESETERTPLDEDTSFVALTRDEVRAFLEAGMAPALTPRFWRARDADEGVEIDGHSVAAVAGRPVFFVGLRKPPKPVAPFDREEPAWLPTCVFLDPATLQCRIHDDELFPGECGAYPKHNIALEQETECERVESNFGGERLLEAGIEDDAGDLDGLLLGSQALGAKLFAHPRPDALEGIVERTAAGELTAADRAECLAVAAASSPGTLATSDHHYERGKERALETATDGHGAAAERDGSWVGPAIREWYRRKRNAGETVPSSDTATAVEEARGAPETPGWDALE; this is encoded by the coding sequence ATGGAGGTGAACTGTCGCGGCTGTGCGGGCTGTTGTCTGGACTGGCGACCGCTGCTCGAGAACGACGCGGACCGATCGACACACCGGCAACGGCGCGCCCCGTTCAACGACGAGTCCGAGACCGAGCGAACGCCGCTCGACGAGGACACCAGCTTCGTGGCGCTGACCCGCGACGAAGTTCGAGCGTTTCTCGAGGCGGGGATGGCCCCGGCACTGACGCCGCGATTCTGGCGCGCTCGAGACGCGGACGAGGGCGTCGAAATCGACGGCCACAGCGTCGCCGCCGTCGCGGGCCGGCCCGTCTTCTTCGTCGGCCTGCGAAAGCCGCCGAAGCCGGTCGCCCCGTTCGACCGCGAGGAGCCGGCGTGGCTCCCGACCTGCGTCTTCCTCGATCCTGCGACGCTGCAGTGTCGCATCCACGACGACGAACTGTTCCCCGGCGAGTGCGGCGCGTATCCGAAACACAACATCGCACTCGAACAGGAAACCGAGTGTGAACGCGTCGAGTCGAACTTCGGCGGCGAGCGCCTGCTCGAGGCCGGTATCGAGGACGACGCCGGTGATCTCGACGGGTTACTGCTCGGCTCGCAAGCGCTGGGTGCGAAACTCTTCGCTCACCCTCGGCCGGACGCGCTCGAGGGAATCGTCGAGCGAACCGCGGCCGGCGAGTTGACGGCCGCGGACCGCGCGGAGTGTCTCGCCGTCGCCGCGGCCTCGAGTCCCGGCACGCTCGCAACGTCCGACCACCACTACGAGCGGGGAAAGGAGCGAGCGCTCGAGACGGCGACTGACGGTCACGGGGCCGCCGCCGAGCGCGACGGATCGTGGGTCGGACCGGCGATCCGCGAGTGGTACCGCCGGAAACGGAACGCGGGCGAAACGGTGCCCTCGTCGGATACCGCAACTGCCGTCGAAGAGGCCCGTGGAGCGCCCGAAACGCCCGGCTGGGATGCCCTCGAGTGA
- a CDS encoding DUF6757 family protein translates to MNCHYCDHEAAFAAESEGLKVGLCEEHFRERLQELAEADGLETLKEQVDVDRAE, encoded by the coding sequence ATGAACTGCCATTACTGCGACCACGAGGCCGCCTTCGCCGCCGAATCGGAAGGTCTCAAGGTCGGTCTCTGCGAGGAACACTTCCGCGAGCGGCTGCAAGAGCTCGCCGAAGCGGACGGCCTCGAGACGCTGAAAGAACAAGTCGACGTCGACCGCGCCGAGTAA
- a CDS encoding helicase C-terminal domain-containing protein, producing the protein MNPERIFEEFPAPSYRGTQEQALRDIRDAFAAGNDVVLVRAPTGSGKSLLARAVAGCAREIDGADPSDATGAYYTTPQVSQLDDVAADDLLADLNVIRGKSNYSCILPNERDTPVNQAPCVRERGYDCSVKHRCPYFSDRAIASNREIAAMTLAYFMQTAGSEVFRTRDVVVVDEAHGLAEWAEMYATIQLGPRTVPFWDDLRVPEIDGLDRTVRYAENVSQICERRKDDLLAQDSLSPGEVRERDRLQELIGELDWFVSDYRDPQSPTTWLVDQSAPSNARRERRDDDDDPAGGPLTIKPMSPEKYLKHTVWDRGNKFALLSATILNKEAFCRQVGLDPTDVALVDVEHTFPVENRPLYDVTQGKMTYEERDETTPKIARTIVRLMQRHPDEKGLVHAHSYDIQERLADLLADFGVGDRIRTHDRDGRDAALEDWKASPGADVFLSVKMEEALDLKGDLCRWQVLCKAPFLNTGDSRVAHRLEEGQWAWYYRTALRTIIQGCGRVVRAPDDYGATYLADSSLLDLFERARTDMPDWFEVQVDRMEQPDLPPFEPRAALSGSETASRDDTERSNEDGSSGGNERTRSRTRRSNRSSSSSSPLADVWDTGE; encoded by the coding sequence GTGAATCCCGAGCGGATCTTCGAGGAGTTTCCCGCGCCGAGCTACCGCGGGACCCAGGAGCAGGCCCTCCGCGACATTCGAGACGCGTTCGCGGCCGGCAACGACGTCGTGTTGGTGCGCGCGCCGACGGGCAGCGGCAAGTCCCTGCTCGCCCGGGCCGTTGCCGGCTGCGCTCGCGAAATTGACGGGGCCGATCCCAGCGACGCGACCGGCGCGTACTACACGACCCCGCAGGTCTCCCAGCTAGACGACGTCGCGGCCGACGACCTGCTGGCCGATCTGAACGTCATCCGCGGGAAGTCGAACTACTCCTGTATTCTGCCGAACGAGCGCGACACGCCGGTCAATCAGGCCCCCTGCGTTCGCGAACGTGGCTACGACTGCTCCGTGAAACATCGCTGTCCGTACTTCTCCGATCGAGCGATCGCCTCGAACCGGGAAATCGCGGCGATGACGCTCGCCTACTTCATGCAGACCGCGGGCAGCGAGGTGTTTCGCACGCGCGACGTCGTCGTCGTCGACGAAGCCCACGGCCTCGCGGAATGGGCGGAAATGTACGCGACGATTCAACTGGGGCCGCGGACGGTGCCGTTCTGGGACGACCTTCGCGTTCCCGAGATCGACGGCCTCGACCGCACCGTCCGCTACGCGGAGAACGTCTCCCAGATCTGCGAGCGACGGAAGGACGACCTGCTCGCCCAGGACTCGCTCTCGCCCGGCGAGGTGCGCGAGCGCGACCGACTGCAGGAGCTCATCGGCGAACTCGACTGGTTCGTCTCGGACTACCGCGATCCACAGAGTCCGACGACGTGGCTGGTCGACCAGTCCGCCCCCTCGAACGCTCGTCGAGAGCGCCGCGACGATGACGACGATCCAGCAGGCGGGCCGCTGACGATCAAGCCGATGAGCCCGGAGAAGTACCTCAAACACACCGTCTGGGACCGCGGGAACAAGTTCGCGCTGCTGTCGGCGACGATCCTCAACAAGGAGGCCTTTTGCCGACAGGTCGGCCTCGATCCGACGGACGTCGCGCTGGTCGACGTCGAACACACCTTCCCGGTCGAAAACCGGCCGCTGTACGACGTCACGCAGGGGAAGATGACCTACGAGGAGCGCGACGAGACGACGCCGAAGATCGCCCGCACGATCGTTCGGCTCATGCAACGCCACCCCGACGAGAAGGGGCTGGTCCACGCTCACTCCTACGACATTCAGGAGCGACTCGCCGACCTGCTCGCCGACTTCGGCGTCGGCGACCGGATCCGGACGCACGACCGCGACGGGCGCGACGCCGCCCTCGAGGACTGGAAGGCCAGCCCCGGTGCCGACGTCTTCCTCTCGGTCAAGATGGAGGAGGCGCTCGATCTCAAGGGCGACCTCTGTCGCTGGCAGGTGCTCTGTAAGGCGCCGTTTCTCAACACGGGCGACTCGCGCGTCGCCCACCGACTCGAGGAGGGCCAGTGGGCGTGGTACTACCGCACCGCGTTGCGCACCATCATCCAGGGCTGTGGCCGCGTCGTCCGAGCGCCCGACGACTACGGGGCGACCTACCTCGCGGACTCGAGCCTGCTGGATCTCTTCGAGCGCGCGCGGACGGACATGCCCGACTGGTTCGAGGTGCAGGTCGATCGGATGGAACAGCCCGACCTGCCCCCCTTCGAGCCGCGCGCAGCGCTTTCGGGGAGCGAGACGGCGTCTCGAGACGATACCGAACGCTCGAACGAGGACGGATCGTCGGGAGGAAACGAACGAACTCGATCACGCACTCGACGCTCGAACCGGTCGTCTTCGTCGTCGAGTCCGCTGGCCGACGTCTGGGATACGGGCGAGTGA
- a CDS encoding zinc-dependent alcohol dehydrogenase family protein — MRAAVLEEHGEPLSIEDVDAPDPDPNGAVVDVEACGVCRSDWHGWQGDWEWLGIKTQPGQILGHEPAGTVVAVGENVENVSEGDHVAVPFNLGDGTCPECRRGHSNTCENVMPLGFVELVQGAFAEQVHVPFADHNLVELPDGVSSVDMAGLGCRFMTSFHALAHQADVGAGDWVSVHGVGGVGLSAVHIADALGANVIAVDLADEKLESARELGAVETVNAEEADNVAAEVKAIADGGADVSMDALGIETTSQNSVQSLGTRGQHLQVGLTTQDERGMVHLPTDAMVMQEIEFIGSFGMPPTRYDEIFRMVATDKLRPEAVVSETIGLEDVSDKLAAMTDYGTEGIPVIDEF; from the coding sequence ATGCGCGCAGCAGTGCTCGAGGAACACGGCGAACCGCTCTCGATCGAAGACGTCGACGCACCGGATCCCGACCCGAACGGGGCCGTAGTCGACGTCGAAGCCTGCGGCGTCTGCCGGAGCGACTGGCACGGCTGGCAGGGCGACTGGGAGTGGCTGGGAATCAAAACCCAGCCGGGACAGATCCTCGGCCACGAGCCCGCGGGGACGGTCGTCGCCGTCGGCGAGAACGTCGAGAACGTTTCAGAGGGCGATCACGTCGCCGTCCCGTTCAACCTCGGCGACGGAACCTGTCCGGAGTGTCGTCGCGGTCACTCGAACACGTGCGAGAACGTGATGCCCCTCGGATTCGTCGAACTCGTCCAGGGCGCGTTCGCCGAACAGGTCCACGTCCCGTTCGCCGACCACAACCTCGTGGAGTTGCCCGACGGCGTCTCGTCGGTCGACATGGCCGGATTGGGCTGTCGGTTTATGACCTCGTTTCACGCGCTGGCCCACCAGGCCGACGTCGGTGCGGGCGACTGGGTGTCGGTTCACGGCGTTGGCGGCGTCGGCCTCTCGGCGGTCCACATCGCCGACGCGCTCGGTGCGAACGTCATCGCGGTCGACCTCGCCGACGAGAAACTCGAGTCGGCCCGCGAACTCGGTGCCGTCGAGACGGTCAACGCCGAGGAGGCCGACAACGTCGCGGCCGAGGTCAAGGCGATCGCCGACGGCGGAGCCGACGTGTCGATGGACGCGCTCGGAATCGAGACGACCAGCCAGAACTCCGTCCAGAGCCTCGGGACGCGCGGCCAGCACCTACAGGTCGGACTCACGACCCAGGACGAACGGGGAATGGTCCACCTTCCCACGGACGCGATGGTCATGCAGGAGATCGAGTTCATCGGCTCGTTCGGCATGCCACCGACCCGCTACGACGAGATCTTCCGGATGGTCGCGACCGACAAACTGCGACCCGAAGCCGTCGTCTCGGAGACGATCGGTCTCGAGGACGTCAGCGACAAACTGGCGGCGATGACCGACTACGGGACGGAGGGCATTCCGGTCATCGACGAGTTCTAG
- a CDS encoding DUF7561 family protein encodes MARDSCDGCGRSVRIAGSIANLWTFGDGGEGTAMTLELADGTEHLLCYPCLEAIPDEPTAEDVARLERVDEETSQLRAA; translated from the coding sequence ATGGCACGGGACTCCTGTGACGGCTGTGGCCGATCGGTCAGGATCGCCGGCAGCATCGCGAACCTCTGGACGTTCGGGGACGGCGGCGAGGGGACCGCGATGACGCTGGAACTCGCCGACGGGACCGAACACCTGCTCTGTTATCCCTGTCTCGAGGCGATCCCCGACGAGCCGACCGCCGAGGACGTCGCACGGCTCGAGCGAGTCGACGAGGAGACCTCACAGCTTCGAGCGGCGTAA
- a CDS encoding 4Fe-4S dicluster domain-containing protein yields the protein MAIDPQFTENRDQVDEHNGHAVWGPVDEPEELGIHGTHVAVDFDLCIADGACLEDCPVDVFEWVDTPGHPESEEKADPAKEAQCIDCMLCVDVCPVDAIDVDAGRTA from the coding sequence ATGGCCATAGATCCGCAGTTCACCGAGAATCGTGACCAGGTCGACGAACACAACGGACACGCCGTCTGGGGTCCCGTCGACGAACCGGAGGAACTCGGCATCCACGGAACCCACGTCGCGGTCGATTTCGATCTCTGTATCGCCGACGGGGCCTGTCTCGAGGACTGTCCCGTCGACGTCTTCGAGTGGGTCGATACGCCGGGGCATCCGGAAAGTGAGGAGAAAGCGGATCCCGCGAAAGAGGCCCAGTGTATCGATTGTATGCTGTGCGTCGACGTCTGCCCGGTTGACGCAATCGACGTCGACGCCGGACGAACGGCCTGA
- a CDS encoding MFS transporter, translated as MRWRYRETVLALCTLAFFATMAGRLVISPVVPLIIEEFAVSNSVIGIALTGLWMAYFAAQFPSGILADRFGERPIILVAIGGTAIASAFLALAPLFSLFVIGTIALGGVAGLHYSVATTLLTRTYDEIGTAIGVHNSGGPAAGLLAPPVAAWIGVRYGWRPAVAIGAAMAIPVFVLFAWRVRPTEPRRPDQRMAERFELEPILELLSRPQIAFPICLAVAGAFVWQATASFLPTFLVEHRGQSTELAGTVFAGYFVVQAVTQVGVGAASDRYGRDLATAGCMVLAATGFGLLVTAPGTISLLAAVVLVGTGLGWGAALLPRFMDVLSESERGAGFGLIRTVYGFIGALGSVVTGLLADLFGWGVSFAVLAALLALVFVALAVNWALSLGY; from the coding sequence ATGCGGTGGCGATACCGAGAAACCGTTCTCGCGCTGTGTACGCTCGCCTTCTTCGCCACGATGGCCGGTCGACTGGTGATTAGTCCGGTCGTCCCGCTGATCATCGAGGAGTTCGCCGTCTCGAACTCGGTGATCGGCATCGCGCTCACCGGACTGTGGATGGCCTACTTCGCGGCCCAGTTCCCGAGCGGCATCCTCGCCGATCGGTTCGGAGAACGCCCCATCATCCTCGTCGCGATCGGGGGCACCGCGATCGCCAGCGCGTTTCTCGCGCTCGCGCCGCTGTTTTCGCTCTTCGTGATCGGAACGATCGCGCTCGGTGGCGTGGCGGGTCTCCACTACAGCGTCGCGACGACGCTACTGACGCGGACCTACGACGAGATCGGTACCGCGATCGGCGTCCACAACAGCGGCGGTCCCGCCGCCGGCCTGCTCGCGCCGCCGGTCGCGGCGTGGATCGGCGTCCGGTACGGCTGGCGACCCGCCGTCGCCATCGGTGCCGCGATGGCGATTCCGGTCTTCGTCCTCTTCGCCTGGCGCGTCCGACCGACGGAGCCGCGCCGGCCCGACCAGCGGATGGCGGAACGGTTCGAACTCGAGCCCATTCTCGAGCTTCTCTCGAGGCCTCAGATCGCGTTTCCCATCTGTCTCGCAGTCGCGGGCGCGTTCGTCTGGCAGGCGACTGCCTCGTTCCTGCCGACGTTCCTCGTCGAGCACCGCGGCCAGTCGACCGAACTCGCCGGAACGGTCTTCGCGGGCTACTTCGTGGTCCAGGCGGTCACGCAGGTCGGCGTCGGAGCGGCCTCCGACCGGTACGGCCGCGATCTCGCGACCGCGGGCTGTATGGTCCTCGCGGCGACCGGATTCGGTCTGTTGGTCACCGCTCCGGGGACGATTTCGCTCCTCGCCGCGGTCGTTCTCGTCGGAACGGGTCTCGGCTGGGGCGCGGCGCTGTTGCCGCGGTTCATGGACGTGCTCTCAGAATCCGAGCGGGGTGCGGGTTTCGGCCTCATCAGGACGGTCTACGGCTTCATCGGGGCGCTCGGCTCCGTCGTCACCGGCCTCCTCGCCGACCTCTTCGGCTGGGGAGTGTCCTTCGCCGTCCTCGCCGCGTTGCTCGCGCTGGTCTTCGTCGCACTCGCCGTCAACTGGGCGCTCTCGCTCGGCTATTAA
- a CDS encoding PHP domain-containing protein, which translates to MPYADLHVHTTRSDGSLELDAVPDAARRAGVDVVALTDHDRLQPFDEPLVERDGVTIVSGIELRVETPGGERVDLLGYGVEPTAELEGLLERLQADRVERGRTIVDCVESRLGVDLDVTVEDGFGRPHVARAIDDHPDLEYDYEAAFDRLIGFEDPCYVPRNVPSFERGLAALTATCRLVSLAHPLRYRDPEQALALTAEPDLEAVELQYPYNRGDEVDRSIVERAISRNDLLSTGGSDAHGTDLGIAGLSRPAYEQLRIGELPE; encoded by the coding sequence ATGCCCTACGCCGACCTACACGTCCACACGACGCGTTCGGACGGGAGCCTCGAGTTAGACGCGGTACCGGATGCTGCCCGCCGCGCCGGCGTGGACGTCGTCGCGCTGACGGACCACGATCGGTTGCAGCCGTTCGACGAACCGCTGGTCGAACGGGACGGCGTGACGATCGTCAGCGGGATCGAACTCCGCGTCGAGACGCCGGGCGGCGAGCGCGTCGACCTGCTCGGCTACGGTGTCGAACCGACGGCGGAGTTGGAGGGACTGCTCGAGCGCCTCCAGGCCGATCGCGTCGAACGCGGGCGGACGATCGTCGACTGCGTCGAGAGCCGACTCGGGGTCGATCTCGACGTCACCGTCGAGGACGGCTTCGGCCGGCCACACGTCGCCCGCGCGATCGACGATCACCCCGACCTCGAGTACGACTACGAGGCCGCGTTCGACCGGCTCATCGGCTTCGAGGATCCCTGTTACGTGCCGCGGAACGTGCCCTCGTTCGAACGCGGACTGGCGGCACTCACCGCAACGTGTCGGCTCGTCTCGCTCGCCCACCCCCTTCGCTACCGCGATCCCGAGCAGGCGCTCGCGCTGACGGCGGAACCGGACCTCGAGGCCGTCGAGTTACAGTATCCCTACAACCGAGGCGACGAGGTCGATCGTAGCATCGTCGAACGAGCGATCAGCCGGAACGATCTCCTGTCAACCGGCGGAAGCGACGCCCACGGCACCGACCTCGGAATTGCCGGACTGTCGCGACCTGCGTACGAGCAGTTACGAATTGGCGAATTACCAGAGTAA
- a CDS encoding DUF5784 family protein yields MARPLRFRYSPTSWSEQKVRQKILQPLRSNLGARAVAPWFDIGANWETHRFEMQNGDVALFVRNDEEAYWMGNTETPSSLWRTDKFGWREVPYHVSRWTQRELLATLHEEDPWLADYPHISWYFLPVFMSKDGRESTRAFFREHAAGFPDAGRREATRFFEDFFATGVLDEYRHVMSGKLGTSDHVDRVRMSAAMGEFIAAKILSDAGYDVVPEIEVTTGHSLDFRAKDEETNVLVEVTRPQPPANRVASGPVAAVRDTAETKTNGQLAEHGGGAVLFVDCSSFRDDAWNAVRGEQPDVRHRPAVVYRARPNGRVEGYRKGSVPLELEAAIDLLD; encoded by the coding sequence GTGGCACGGCCGCTCCGCTTTCGTTATTCGCCCACATCCTGGAGCGAACAGAAAGTTCGACAGAAGATACTCCAACCGCTCCGATCGAATCTCGGAGCCCGCGCAGTCGCGCCGTGGTTCGATATCGGCGCGAACTGGGAGACACACCGCTTCGAGATGCAAAACGGCGACGTCGCGCTCTTTGTACGAAACGACGAGGAGGCCTACTGGATGGGCAACACCGAAACGCCCTCCTCGCTCTGGCGAACGGATAAGTTCGGCTGGCGCGAGGTCCCCTATCACGTCTCTCGGTGGACCCAGCGCGAACTACTCGCGACCTTACACGAGGAAGACCCGTGGCTCGCCGACTACCCCCACATCTCGTGGTACTTTCTCCCCGTGTTCATGTCCAAGGACGGCCGCGAGTCGACCAGAGCCTTCTTCCGCGAGCACGCCGCCGGCTTCCCCGACGCCGGACGACGCGAGGCGACCCGATTCTTCGAGGACTTCTTCGCGACTGGCGTGCTCGACGAGTACCGACACGTCATGTCGGGCAAACTCGGTACCAGCGATCACGTCGACCGCGTTCGCATGAGCGCCGCGATGGGCGAATTTATCGCCGCGAAAATTCTCAGCGACGCCGGCTACGACGTGGTACCCGAGATCGAGGTCACGACCGGTCACTCGCTGGATTTCCGCGCGAAAGACGAGGAAACCAACGTGCTCGTCGAGGTGACCCGCCCGCAACCCCCGGCGAACCGGGTCGCGTCGGGCCCCGTCGCCGCCGTCCGCGACACCGCCGAAACCAAGACCAACGGCCAACTGGCCGAACACGGCGGCGGTGCCGTCCTCTTCGTCGACTGCTCGAGCTTTCGCGACGACGCCTGGAACGCCGTCCGCGGCGAACAACCCGACGTCCGCCACCGACCCGCGGTGGTCTATCGTGCTCGCCCGAACGGCCGCGTCGAAGGCTACCGGAAGGGATCGGTGCCGCTCGAACTCGAGGCCGCGATCGACCTGCTGGACTGA
- a CDS encoding DUF5786 family protein, translating to MSMGAYDEDEHERREQQASKVDTDFDDERTIYHGKVEYDSGESAEDLLDQFEQIKSD from the coding sequence ATGTCAATGGGTGCATATGACGAAGACGAACACGAGCGCCGCGAGCAGCAAGCGTCGAAGGTGGACACGGATTTTGACGACGAGCGGACGATCTATCACGGCAAAGTCGAGTACGATTCCGGCGAGTCGGCGGAGGACCTGTTAGATCAGTTCGAGCAGATCAAATCGGACTGA
- a CDS encoding DUF2795 domain-containing protein, producing MLHKGSGAFVDDHDYPATTEELISNYGDRTLELPNGSETVGDVLTRLESETFETPDDVRLALSCAVSDKAIGRIGYSDRDPAPVGSPYTPDAVSF from the coding sequence ATGCTGCACAAAGGCTCCGGCGCGTTCGTCGATGACCACGACTACCCCGCGACTACCGAGGAACTGATCAGCAACTACGGCGATCGGACCCTCGAACTCCCGAACGGGTCTGAAACGGTCGGCGACGTACTCACCCGTCTCGAGTCCGAAACGTTCGAGACGCCGGACGACGTCCGTCTCGCGCTCTCCTGTGCCGTCAGCGACAAGGCGATCGGTCGCATCGGCTACAGCGACCGCGACCCGGCCCCGGTCGGGAGTCCGTACACGCCCGACGCGGTTTCGTTCTAG
- a CDS encoding cohesin domain-containing protein, protein MIDTNATKRLLVCTMVVVLAATTMVAGAHATTADERSHGELTTTAADDRLTLEMTDSGDDTVTVTVSSTVADTAGFQANLSYAPSDADVESVEFEELGGVNQYAHDSDTGHVFLTQSTVGSESVDEPTLATVTFTVDEELTGLEFVDDDSLVTDGDGDVIGETDESSESGSSESGSSPGGSGSGGLDDESAGEANAAGADENDGDEADDENDTDGNGDDETDTDDETGSSDDSNGDETGTDDETNSSDDSSDDNEVNSSDDDSDGLPGFGAAITAVALLAVLGTCLRSRRD, encoded by the coding sequence ATGATAGATACGAACGCGACGAAGCGACTACTCGTCTGTACCATGGTGGTCGTCCTCGCGGCGACGACGATGGTAGCCGGCGCACACGCAACGACCGCCGATGAACGCTCACACGGCGAACTGACGACGACCGCCGCGGACGACAGGCTGACGCTCGAGATGACCGACTCGGGCGACGACACCGTGACGGTGACGGTGTCGTCGACCGTCGCTGACACCGCGGGCTTTCAGGCGAATCTGAGCTACGCACCGTCCGACGCGGACGTCGAGAGCGTCGAATTCGAAGAGCTGGGTGGCGTCAATCAGTACGCCCACGACTCCGACACCGGGCACGTGTTCTTGACCCAGTCGACCGTCGGATCGGAGAGCGTCGACGAACCGACGCTCGCGACGGTGACGTTTACCGTCGACGAGGAACTGACGGGACTCGAGTTCGTCGACGACGATTCGCTGGTGACCGACGGTGACGGCGACGTCATCGGCGAGACCGACGAGTCGTCGGAAAGCGGGTCATCGGAGAGCGGGTCGTCCCCGGGCGGTAGCGGAAGCGGTGGTCTCGACGACGAATCCGCCGGCGAAGCGAACGCGGCCGGCGCTGACGAGAACGATGGAGACGAAGCCGACGACGAGAACGATACCGACGGAAACGGTGACGACGAGACCGACACCGACGACGAAACCGGCAGTAGCGACGATAGTAACGGCGATGAAACCGGAACCGATGACGAAACCAACAGTAGTGACGACAGTAGCGACGACAACGAAGTCAACAGTAGTGACGACGACAGCGACGGGCTGCCGGGCTTCGGTGCAGCCATCACGGCCGTGGCGCTGCTCGCTGTACTGGGTACCTGCCTGAGAAGCCGTCGGGACTGA
- a CDS encoding TrmB family transcriptional regulator yields the protein MSAAEEAVTSLEALGLTEYEARCFVALTRISTGTAKEVSQVADVPRSRVYDTIERLERKGLVTVQQSDPREYKSVPVEMACRRLREDHTARIDAAENALEQLEEPESKDDEGMWSINRYEHVTDRIVLFLEEAIDTVHYLVPVMDVVDQRIREALQSAADRGVRVVIEVPTREAKTELEEVVPDANIVVAEDLRSTNNVQSEFPAQLLMVDQRAVVAAAVKENDLPDVVQEVAVWTYGRDHGFAAWTRELLDDRLEKRDDWALGE from the coding sequence GTGTCCGCAGCCGAAGAAGCAGTCACGAGTCTCGAGGCCCTGGGATTGACCGAGTACGAAGCTCGGTGTTTCGTCGCACTCACGCGGATTTCGACGGGGACCGCAAAGGAGGTCAGTCAGGTCGCCGACGTTCCTCGCTCGCGAGTGTACGACACCATCGAACGACTCGAGCGAAAGGGGCTGGTTACCGTCCAGCAGTCCGACCCTCGCGAGTACAAGTCGGTCCCGGTCGAGATGGCCTGTCGGCGGCTCCGCGAGGACCACACCGCGCGAATCGACGCCGCCGAGAACGCGCTCGAGCAGCTCGAGGAACCGGAGTCCAAAGACGACGAGGGGATGTGGTCGATCAACCGGTACGAGCACGTCACCGACCGCATCGTCCTCTTTCTCGAGGAAGCCATCGACACGGTCCACTATCTCGTCCCCGTGATGGATGTCGTCGATCAGCGGATTCGCGAGGCGTTGCAGTCGGCTGCCGACCGCGGGGTGAGGGTGGTCATCGAAGTTCCCACTCGTGAGGCGAAAACGGAGCTCGAGGAGGTCGTTCCGGACGCGAATATCGTGGTCGCCGAGGATCTCCGCTCGACTAACAACGTCCAATCGGAGTTCCCAGCGCAGCTACTCATGGTCGATCAGCGGGCGGTCGTCGCCGCCGCCGTCAAGGAGAACGACCTCCCTGATGTCGTACAGGAGGTGGCCGTCTGGACGTACGGGCGCGATCACGGATTCGCCGCCTGGACGCGTGAACTGCTCGATGACCGACTCGAGAAACGCGATGACTGGGCCCTCGGGGAGTAA